In one Streptomyces sp. T12 genomic region, the following are encoded:
- a CDS encoding sensor histidine kinase — translation MKPVRALDVSGGPVPDARRQVLLRAFGIVLLMLAAGADLLLAGGAGKPLWPQLVVLPIGLAAVLWPAAVRPAWLTTAVRTAVPAVLSGAMTVVAFLSGRELWYGPGEFAILLCLLLIAVRDCPMPWAAVCGVLVGAAVLALPYRAAAGHPYVTSVNPFQFLLPTGAVAGLGGYLRTLDHRRRVAVTETQRAERLAMAADLHDFVAHHVTGILVQTQLAQLLATSEPERLGGILKDVERAAVEALASMRRTVGLLREVHESAEAGTDDRRPRGDLAALPELVEGFRGPVGPETALRRDLSVPDDLPHEVQAAAYRVVQEALTNVRRHAADATEVTVGLTYDGGVLEVTVRDDGRGGTRLPQAARGGGFGLVGLTERVTALGGKLRTGPRSDRRGWEVMATLPAERGRRDRLGALGPTP, via the coding sequence CTGAAACCCGTGCGTGCCCTTGATGTGTCCGGCGGACCGGTACCGGATGCCCGTCGGCAGGTCCTTCTGCGGGCGTTCGGCATCGTGCTGCTGATGCTCGCGGCAGGTGCGGACCTGCTGTTGGCGGGCGGCGCCGGTAAGCCGCTGTGGCCTCAGTTGGTCGTGCTGCCGATCGGTCTGGCGGCGGTCCTCTGGCCCGCCGCAGTGCGGCCGGCATGGCTCACCACGGCCGTGCGCACTGCCGTGCCCGCAGTGCTCTCCGGTGCCATGACGGTGGTCGCGTTCCTGTCCGGCCGGGAGCTGTGGTACGGCCCGGGCGAATTCGCGATCCTGCTGTGCCTGCTCCTGATCGCGGTGCGTGACTGCCCCATGCCATGGGCGGCGGTGTGCGGCGTTCTGGTCGGTGCGGCGGTTCTGGCCCTGCCCTACAGAGCGGCTGCCGGCCACCCCTATGTCACGTCGGTCAACCCGTTCCAGTTCCTGCTGCCGACGGGTGCGGTCGCCGGACTCGGCGGGTACCTGCGCACCCTGGACCACCGCCGCCGCGTCGCGGTCACCGAGACACAGCGGGCCGAACGCCTCGCCATGGCCGCCGACCTGCACGACTTCGTGGCCCACCATGTCACCGGAATCCTGGTGCAGACGCAGCTGGCCCAGCTCCTCGCCACCTCGGAACCCGAGCGTCTGGGCGGCATCCTGAAGGACGTCGAACGCGCCGCGGTGGAGGCCCTCGCCTCCATGCGCCGTACCGTCGGTCTTTTGCGCGAGGTCCACGAGTCAGCCGAGGCCGGGACCGACGACCGCCGTCCGAGGGGCGACCTGGCCGCGCTCCCCGAGCTGGTGGAGGGCTTCCGCGGGCCCGTCGGCCCCGAGACCGCGCTGCGCCGCGACCTCTCGGTACCCGACGACCTGCCCCATGAGGTGCAGGCCGCCGCCTACCGGGTCGTCCAGGAGGCCCTCACGAACGTGCGGCGGCACGCCGCGGACGCCACCGAGGTGACGGTCGGCCTGACCTACGACGGTGGCGTGCTGGAGGTGACGGTGCGCGACGACGGCCGCGGCGGCACCCGGCTGCCGCAGGCCGCACGCGGCGGCGGCTTCGGCCTGGTCGGCCTCACCGAACGGGTCACAGCGCTCGGCGGCAAGCTGCGTACGGGACCCCGCTCCGACCGCCGGGGCTGGGAAGTCATGGCGACTCTGCCCGCGGAGAGGGGCCGTCGTGACCGCCTCGGTGCCCTCGGCCCCACGCCGTAG
- a CDS encoding aldo/keto reductase, translating to MRYRELGRTGLTVSEIGYGAWGLGQGAWVGADDDSGVRALHRALDLGVNLIDTARAYDRSERVVGRALREFPGGGDGVYVATKVGPKVPVSLAPSGLDPMEAFPGSHLRESLETSLRELGRDHVDLLQLHTWEDDWAGRGDWLETVDALKQEGKIRFFGISVKDHQPENVLAVLRTGVLDAVQVIYNVFEQAPSEALLPACAEYGVGVIGRVALDEGALTGSIRTGVTFPEGDWRNWYFRDDRPAQVEKRTDALLADLGIGVGELASTALRFALAGRAVSTVIVGMRSLANVERNAAVTEAPPLTADELALLARHRWQKNFYC from the coding sequence ATGCGTTATCGGGAACTCGGCCGCACCGGGCTGACCGTGTCGGAGATCGGGTACGGGGCCTGGGGGCTTGGCCAGGGAGCCTGGGTCGGCGCGGACGACGACTCCGGTGTCCGTGCCCTGCACCGTGCCCTCGACCTGGGCGTCAACCTCATCGACACTGCCAGGGCATACGACCGCAGTGAGCGCGTCGTGGGCCGCGCGCTGAGGGAATTCCCGGGCGGCGGTGACGGTGTGTACGTGGCGACGAAGGTCGGGCCGAAGGTCCCGGTCTCATTGGCGCCCAGCGGGCTCGACCCCATGGAGGCGTTCCCTGGCTCGCACCTGCGCGAGAGCCTGGAGACCAGCCTGCGCGAGCTCGGCCGCGACCACGTCGACCTCCTCCAGCTGCACACCTGGGAGGACGATTGGGCCGGGCGCGGCGACTGGCTGGAGACGGTGGACGCCCTCAAGCAGGAGGGCAAGATCAGGTTCTTCGGGATCTCCGTCAAGGACCACCAGCCCGAGAACGTGCTCGCGGTGTTGCGTACCGGGGTGCTGGATGCGGTCCAGGTCATCTACAACGTCTTCGAGCAGGCCCCCTCCGAGGCCTTGCTGCCGGCCTGCGCGGAGTACGGCGTGGGTGTGATCGGGCGGGTCGCGCTCGACGAGGGGGCCCTGACGGGCTCGATCCGGACGGGCGTCACCTTCCCGGAGGGCGACTGGCGCAACTGGTACTTCAGGGACGACCGGCCCGCCCAGGTCGAGAAGCGTACGGACGCGCTCCTCGCCGACCTGGGGATCGGCGTCGGCGAGCTTGCGTCCACCGCACTGCGGTTCGCGCTCGCCGGGCGGGCGGTCTCCACGGTCATCGTCGGGATGCGGTCACTGGCGAACGTGGAACGCAATGCCGCGGTCACCGAGGCACCGCCGCTGACCGCCGACGAGCTCGCGCTGCTGGCCAGGCACCGTTGGCAGAAGAACTTCTACTGCTGA
- a CDS encoding glycosyltransferase family 39 protein, whose translation MLVTSALGLWGIRRKNSMWGDESVTYQLAHRSVAHIWRTVQHVDLVHALYYTLMHGLFRLFGGELLTLRLPSVVAMSLAAAGVGLLGHRLAGPRVGLLAGLVFPLIPQIQLYAQEGRSYAMVCALVTWSTCLLVRTVSRPSGGRWCAYGLAMLLAGLLHEFAILAVAAHGVTLLVSGVPRPVMRAWTVAAWGAAAGLLPLAVLSTGQSGQVAWIAWPHPVQLLGMLGMAVVGVWCARSPVTGRGPISLAALAVPILVLPGLLLLLLAPIKPLFVDRYVLYSTIGFALLLGAGIDHACRRPLTGWAPWAVAAAVLASLVPVSMHLRTPQSRHDDVIAIGRAVRQSARLGDGLLYLSGRHRVWTQARPQDTRLLTDLALAQDALSSNTLSGTELPAQEIAHRMRAFRRIVAVRDAAGAHSDINAQELAKHRTLERYFRECTTKNVTGARVTVYARDDVPCPGQESGRTDQQ comes from the coding sequence ATGCTGGTCACGTCGGCCCTGGGCCTGTGGGGGATACGCCGGAAGAACAGCATGTGGGGCGACGAATCCGTCACCTACCAACTCGCGCACCGCAGCGTGGCGCACATCTGGCGCACCGTCCAACACGTGGACCTCGTGCACGCGCTCTACTACACGCTGATGCACGGGCTGTTCAGACTGTTCGGCGGTGAGCTGCTGACGTTGCGCCTGCCCTCAGTGGTGGCGATGTCCTTGGCCGCAGCCGGCGTCGGACTTCTGGGGCATCGTCTCGCCGGTCCTCGTGTCGGACTGCTGGCCGGTCTCGTCTTCCCCTTGATCCCTCAGATTCAGCTGTACGCGCAGGAGGGCCGCTCGTACGCCATGGTGTGCGCTCTGGTCACCTGGTCCACCTGTCTGCTCGTCCGCACCGTCTCCCGCCCGTCCGGAGGGCGGTGGTGCGCTTACGGCCTTGCCATGCTGCTCGCGGGCCTGCTCCACGAGTTCGCGATCCTGGCCGTGGCCGCCCACGGCGTGACCCTACTCGTCTCCGGGGTCCCTCGCCCTGTGATGCGGGCGTGGACGGTGGCAGCCTGGGGTGCTGCGGCAGGGCTGCTGCCGCTCGCGGTGCTCAGTACGGGTCAGTCCGGACAGGTCGCCTGGATCGCCTGGCCGCACCCTGTGCAACTGCTGGGCATGCTGGGCATGGCGGTGGTGGGCGTCTGGTGCGCGCGAAGCCCCGTGACCGGGCGGGGGCCCATCAGCCTGGCAGCTCTGGCGGTGCCGATCCTGGTCCTGCCCGGTCTGCTCCTCCTCCTGCTCGCGCCCATCAAGCCCCTGTTCGTCGACCGGTACGTCCTCTACAGCACCATCGGTTTCGCGTTGCTGCTGGGCGCCGGCATCGATCACGCCTGTCGTCGGCCGCTGACGGGATGGGCCCCGTGGGCGGTGGCGGCCGCGGTGCTGGCCTCCCTGGTGCCGGTGAGCATGCATCTGCGGACACCGCAGAGCCGCCACGACGACGTGATCGCCATCGGCCGCGCGGTACGCCAGTCCGCCCGCCTCGGCGACGGTCTCCTCTACCTGTCGGGCCGCCACCGCGTCTGGACCCAAGCACGTCCTCAGGACACCCGGCTACTCACCGATCTCGCGCTGGCACAGGACGCCTTGTCCTCCAACACGCTGTCCGGAACCGAGCTGCCCGCCCAGGAGATCGCCCACCGCATGCGGGCCTTCCGACGGATCGTCGCAGTCCGCGACGCCGCAGGCGCGCACTCGGACATCAACGCCCAGGAGCTGGCCAAACACCGCACCTTGGAACGGTACTTCCGGGAATGCACGACCAAGAACGTCACCGGCGCCCGCGTCACCGTCTACGCGCGCGACGACGTCCCGTGCCCCGGCCAGGAGAGCGGAAGAACGGATCAGCAGTAG
- a CDS encoding response regulator transcription factor: MTIRVVVVDDQDMVRSGFAALLSAQSDIDVVGEAPNGRLGVEVSRSTHPDVVLMDVRMPEMDGLEAARRLLDPPPGVVHRPKVLMLTTFDIDDYVYEALHAGASGFLLKEAPVAELVQAVRVIAAGEALLAPSITRRLIEDVARRRPLPRPNTRLRLNGLTPRETEVLLLVARGLSNAEIASTLVVSEQTVKTHMSRLLAKLGARDRAQLVVMAYESGLVAPGTSG, encoded by the coding sequence ATGACTATCCGGGTGGTCGTCGTGGACGACCAGGACATGGTGCGCTCGGGGTTCGCCGCGCTGCTGTCCGCGCAGAGCGACATCGACGTGGTGGGGGAGGCGCCCAACGGCCGCCTGGGCGTCGAGGTCAGCCGCAGTACGCACCCTGACGTGGTGCTGATGGATGTACGGATGCCGGAGATGGACGGGCTGGAGGCCGCCCGGCGGCTGCTCGATCCGCCACCCGGTGTGGTGCACCGTCCAAAGGTGCTGATGCTGACGACTTTCGACATCGACGACTACGTCTACGAGGCCCTGCACGCCGGGGCCAGCGGCTTCCTGCTCAAGGAAGCGCCGGTCGCCGAACTCGTGCAGGCAGTGCGGGTGATCGCCGCAGGCGAGGCGCTGCTCGCCCCGTCCATCACCCGTCGCCTCATCGAGGACGTGGCCCGGCGCCGCCCCCTCCCGCGCCCGAACACCCGCCTGCGGCTCAACGGCCTCACGCCACGGGAGACGGAGGTCCTGCTGCTGGTCGCGCGAGGCCTGTCGAATGCGGAGATCGCCTCGACGCTGGTGGTGTCGGAACAGACCGTCAAGACCCACATGAGCCGGCTGCTCGCCAAGCTCGGTGCCCGCGATCGGGCCCAACTCGTCGTCATGGCCTACGAGTCGGGGCTGGTCGCTCCGGGGACCTCCGGCTGA
- a CDS encoding transcriptional regulator — translation MSNNTRLPDYDLADVTDVTAPAQLRALASPLRNAILELLLERAATVSELAAALDRPKSTVAHHVNALTDAQLLKVVRTRRVRAIDERYYGRTARIFRVGTVSPTDGGATPYCTNDLATAAAESAPAHQADQLSSIVRHVRIPQEQAREFWARVLELANDYAQLPRGGDVVYGFAAGLYPTDYPALPEAESAEEDPD, via the coding sequence GTGTCGAACAATACCCGCCTCCCCGACTACGACCTCGCCGATGTCACAGATGTGACAGCCCCGGCCCAGCTCCGCGCGCTGGCCAGCCCGCTGCGCAACGCCATCCTCGAACTGCTCCTCGAACGCGCCGCGACGGTGAGCGAACTGGCCGCCGCACTCGACCGACCGAAGAGCACGGTCGCGCACCACGTGAACGCCCTGACGGATGCCCAGCTGCTGAAAGTCGTGCGGACCCGCCGGGTGCGGGCCATCGACGAGCGCTACTACGGCCGCACCGCGCGCATCTTTCGCGTTGGCACCGTCAGCCCGACCGACGGGGGCGCCACGCCGTACTGCACCAACGATCTCGCCACGGCCGCAGCCGAGTCGGCACCGGCGCACCAGGCGGATCAACTGTCCTCGATCGTGCGGCATGTGCGGATCCCGCAGGAGCAGGCCCGCGAGTTCTGGGCGCGGGTCCTGGAGCTTGCCAACGACTACGCGCAACTGCCGCGCGGAGGCGATGTGGTGTACGGCTTCGCAGCCGGGCTCTACCCGACCGACTATCCGGCGCTACCAGAGGCTGAGTCTGCGGAAGAGGACCCGGACTGA
- a CDS encoding dienelactone hydrolase family protein → MTEVVLFHHAQGLTPGVAAFAGELRAVGHTVHTPDLFEGRTFGSLEEGSGYVEQIGFGEITERGVRAAEHLPQDIVYVGFSLGVLPAQKLAQTRAGARGALLFHACIPVSEFGAAWPDGVPVQVHAKEADPFFAEDIDAARALVSDCAHAELFLYPGDQHLFADHSLPSYDPDAAKLLTQRTFEFLGSR, encoded by the coding sequence ATGACAGAGGTCGTACTGTTCCATCACGCGCAGGGGCTGACCCCCGGAGTCGCTGCTTTCGCCGGCGAACTCCGCGCCGTCGGCCACACCGTCCACACGCCCGATCTCTTCGAGGGGCGTACCTTCGGCTCCCTTGAGGAGGGTTCGGGCTACGTCGAGCAGATCGGCTTCGGCGAGATCACCGAGCGTGGCGTCCGCGCGGCCGAGCACCTGCCGCAGGACATCGTTTACGTCGGCTTCTCGCTCGGTGTGCTGCCCGCCCAGAAGCTGGCGCAGACGCGGGCGGGCGCGCGGGGCGCGCTCCTGTTCCACGCCTGCATCCCCGTGTCGGAGTTCGGTGCGGCTTGGCCTGACGGTGTGCCGGTGCAGGTGCATGCGAAGGAAGCCGATCCGTTCTTCGCCGAGGACATCGACGCTGCCCGCGCGCTCGTCTCCGACTGCGCCCACGCGGAACTGTTCCTGTATCCCGGAGACCAGCACCTGTTCGCGGACCATTCGCTGCCGTCCTACGACCCGGACGCTGCCAAGCTCCTGACCCAGCGGACGTTCGAGTTCCTCGGCTCGCGCTAG
- a CDS encoding type II toxin-antitoxin system VapC family toxin, whose amino-acid sequence MTRYVVDARTLLHIVSTGVQISPDNQLVAPNPVRSQALSLLFERVRGGELDEVEALRMHERLTEVKMRLLGDRVSRRTAWRIAREQGWDTIGDAEYLAVTRLQADALVTIDEALARRADGIVPVASLDALSSS is encoded by the coding sequence ATGACGCGCTACGTGGTCGATGCCAGGACCTTGCTGCACATCGTGTCGACCGGTGTGCAGATCAGTCCCGATAACCAGCTTGTCGCACCAAATCCGGTGCGGTCGCAGGCACTGTCGCTGCTGTTCGAACGGGTCAGAGGCGGCGAGCTCGACGAGGTCGAGGCGTTGCGAATGCACGAGCGCCTGACCGAGGTGAAGATGCGGCTGCTGGGCGACCGGGTCTCCCGTCGCACAGCCTGGCGGATCGCCCGGGAGCAGGGGTGGGACACTATCGGGGACGCCGAATACCTCGCCGTGACGCGGCTTCAGGCTGATGCACTGGTCACGATCGATGAGGCATTGGCTCGTCGGGCGGACGGCATCGTTCCCGTGGCGTCGCTAGACGCTCTGAGTTCCTCGTAA
- a CDS encoding IS481 family transposase, whose translation MSHRNARLTVHGRRLLVERVCAGRPVAHVAAEMGISRVTAHKWIRWRAEGEQGLHDRSSRPMTTPHRTAAAVEARVCRLRQDRKLGPARLGPILGLPASTVHRVLARHGLNRLAFMDRPTGQVIRRYERARPGELVHVDVKKLGRIPDGGGHKTLGRQAGRATRSGMGFDYIHSAVDDHSRLAYSEIHPDEKVATCAGFLTRAAAFFHAHGITRIERVLTDNAWAYRKGLAWKHALAQIGATGKLTRIYRPQTNGKVERFHRTLLEEWAYQRPYTSNDDRTAALDNFLHTYNHHRCHTALGGQPPITRVNNPAGQYT comes from the coding sequence ATGTCCCACCGTAATGCCCGGCTGACCGTTCACGGCAGGCGGCTGCTGGTCGAACGTGTCTGCGCCGGTCGCCCGGTCGCCCATGTCGCAGCCGAGATGGGCATCTCCCGCGTCACGGCCCATAAGTGGATCCGCTGGCGGGCCGAGGGCGAGCAGGGGCTGCACGACCGCTCCAGCCGGCCGATGACGACACCGCACCGCACGGCGGCCGCAGTCGAAGCCCGAGTGTGCCGACTGCGCCAGGACCGTAAGCTCGGTCCCGCCCGTCTCGGCCCGATCCTGGGCCTGCCCGCCTCGACCGTGCACCGTGTCCTGGCCCGGCACGGCCTGAACCGGCTGGCGTTCATGGACCGGCCCACCGGGCAGGTCATCCGCCGCTACGAACGCGCCCGCCCCGGCGAGCTGGTCCACGTCGACGTCAAGAAGCTCGGCCGGATCCCGGACGGCGGCGGCCACAAGACGCTGGGCCGTCAGGCCGGCCGGGCCACCCGCAGCGGCATGGGGTTCGACTACATCCATTCCGCCGTCGACGATCACTCCCGCCTCGCCTACAGCGAGATCCACCCCGACGAGAAGGTCGCCACCTGCGCGGGCTTCCTCACCCGCGCGGCCGCGTTCTTCCACGCGCACGGCATCACCCGCATCGAGCGCGTACTCACCGACAACGCCTGGGCCTACCGCAAGGGCCTGGCCTGGAAACACGCCCTCGCCCAGATCGGCGCCACCGGCAAACTGACCCGCATCTACCGGCCCCAGACCAACGGCAAGGTCGAACGCTTCCACCGCACCCTGCTCGAGGAATGGGCCTACCAGCGGCCCTACACCAGCAACGACGACCGCACCGCAGCCCTCGACAACTTCCTGCACACCTACAACCACCACCGCTGCCACACCGCACTCGGCGGCCAGCCACCCATCACCCGCGTCAACAACCCTGCGGGTCAATACACCTAG
- a CDS encoding DUF1772 domain-containing protein, with product MLDALEVVTIVVVGVMVGVEFSVPFFSNPILNALPGDNGLRGRVHGARLGGAVMPFWYIGSLVLVGVWAVAGWDDDGTGLVVTAAALLIVSVLMSILVLVPINNRVKTWTAGSRPADWKEQMKRWDRWHYARVAVIIAAFACLAAALT from the coding sequence ATGCTCGATGCACTTGAGGTCGTCACCATCGTGGTCGTCGGCGTGATGGTGGGGGTGGAGTTCTCCGTCCCCTTCTTCAGTAACCCGATCCTCAACGCACTCCCCGGCGACAACGGCCTGCGCGGCCGCGTCCACGGGGCCCGACTGGGCGGCGCCGTGATGCCGTTCTGGTACATCGGCTCGCTCGTCCTCGTCGGGGTCTGGGCCGTCGCCGGATGGGACGACGACGGCACCGGCCTCGTCGTGACCGCCGCCGCGCTGCTGATCGTCAGCGTGCTCATGTCGATCCTGGTGCTTGTCCCGATCAACAACCGGGTCAAGACGTGGACCGCCGGCAGCCGGCCGGCCGACTGGAAGGAGCAGATGAAGCGCTGGGACCGCTGGCACTACGCCCGCGTCGCCGTCATCATCGCCGCCTTCGCCTGCCTGGCGGCCGCCCTCACCTGA
- a CDS encoding TetR/AcrR family transcriptional regulator, translating to MSVQERKQRERAERERLIVATARELAEEQGWEAVTTRRLAERIEYSQPVLYSHFRGKREIIGAVALEGATEMAAAVRDAASGADGPRERVAALARAYLDFAERNPAVYDALFQLDGGLAYAQEDTPEPLKDAFAALLECLSEVAGDGVRPELFTETFWASLHGLATLTRAGRLPPEDTERRTELLVDRLAML from the coding sequence ATGTCGGTACAGGAACGCAAGCAGCGCGAACGGGCGGAGCGCGAGCGCCTCATCGTGGCGACGGCCCGCGAACTCGCCGAGGAGCAGGGCTGGGAGGCGGTCACCACCCGCCGGCTCGCCGAGCGCATCGAGTACAGCCAGCCCGTCCTCTACAGCCACTTCCGCGGCAAGCGCGAGATCATCGGCGCCGTCGCCCTGGAAGGCGCCACGGAGATGGCCGCGGCCGTGCGTGACGCGGCCTCCGGCGCGGACGGCCCGCGCGAGCGGGTCGCCGCCCTCGCGCGCGCCTACCTGGACTTCGCCGAGCGCAACCCGGCGGTCTACGACGCCTTGTTCCAGCTCGACGGCGGCCTGGCGTACGCGCAGGAGGACACCCCCGAACCGTTGAAGGACGCCTTCGCCGCGCTGCTGGAGTGCCTCAGCGAGGTCGCCGGGGACGGCGTGCGCCCGGAGCTGTTCACCGAGACGTTCTGGGCGTCCCTGCACGGACTGGCCACCCTGACCCGAGCGGGACGGCTCCCGCCGGAGGACACCGAGCGCAGGACGGAGCTGCTGGTGGACCGGCTCGCCATGCTCTGA
- a CDS encoding Lrp/AsnC family transcriptional regulator, whose protein sequence is MESIDEIDRAILELLQTDGRLTGAEVGRRVGLSQPAASARIQRLEKNRIITGYRAVVAPAAVGLNIHAIVRLRTTHAQLSQALTLAAKTPEVVSTLRVTGEDCLLLDVHCSHAERLEQVVDSLARYGPVTTSLVLRSYPPKSLPTTPSTRS, encoded by the coding sequence ATGGAATCAATCGACGAGATCGACCGTGCCATCTTGGAACTGCTCCAGACCGACGGCCGACTCACCGGAGCCGAGGTCGGACGCCGAGTCGGGCTGTCCCAGCCAGCAGCCAGCGCCCGCATCCAACGCCTGGAGAAGAACAGGATCATCACCGGCTACCGCGCCGTCGTCGCCCCAGCCGCAGTCGGGCTGAACATCCATGCCATCGTCCGACTACGCACCACCCACGCGCAGCTGTCCCAAGCACTCACCCTCGCCGCCAAAACTCCTGAGGTCGTCTCGACACTCCGCGTGACCGGCGAGGACTGCCTGCTGCTCGACGTGCACTGTTCTCACGCCGAACGCCTTGAACAAGTCGTGGACTCCCTCGCCCGCTACGGCCCGGTCACCACATCCCTGGTACTGCGCAGCTATCCACCCAAGTCGCTGCCAACGACACCGTCAACAAGGTCATGA
- a CDS encoding alpha/beta hydrolase translates to MVAYVIIPGIDGSDERHWQSLWENQWGASAVRIAPASWSMPHLPDWVAAVQAAYEIASRRDSQVALVAHSLGCWAAVHWLDRARPDEVAAFLVAPPNPQGPAFPREAASTFLGLSARPLPCRSLMVASDDDPYCDPTTSASFAHEWQAQGHLIGSHGHINSDSGLGDWQAGLELLRTLVDC, encoded by the coding sequence ATGGTCGCGTACGTCATCATCCCCGGGATCGACGGTTCGGATGAGAGGCACTGGCAGAGCTTGTGGGAGAACCAGTGGGGAGCCTCAGCGGTCCGGATTGCACCGGCCTCGTGGAGCATGCCGCACCTGCCGGACTGGGTTGCCGCAGTCCAGGCTGCCTACGAGATCGCTTCCCGGCGTGACAGCCAGGTGGCGTTGGTGGCTCACAGCCTTGGCTGCTGGGCGGCTGTGCACTGGTTGGACCGGGCGCGACCCGACGAGGTTGCGGCGTTCCTGGTCGCGCCTCCGAATCCCCAGGGACCGGCGTTCCCACGTGAGGCCGCATCTACGTTCCTGGGCTTGTCCGCTCGCCCTTTGCCGTGCCGGAGCCTGATGGTGGCCAGCGACGACGACCCCTACTGCGACCCGACGACGTCCGCCTCCTTCGCGCACGAGTGGCAGGCACAAGGGCATCTCATCGGAAGCCACGGCCACATCAATTCCGACAGCGGCCTCGGCGACTGGCAGGCGGGCCTGGAACTCCTTCGCACACTCGTCGATTGCTGA
- a CDS encoding IS481 family transposase: MPHRNAPLSPEGRRRLIDRCRNRPIAHVAAEMGISRACASKWVNRFRGHGDLGLLDRSSAPHRRPTATDTDVVSRIEDLRRTRKWSASRIAFELNNDGATISRRTVSRHLVSLGLNRRRFIDPNGETNREPRKITACRPGHMVHIAVKKVGCTPDGGGWRAHGRGSGEAKAVDRRKKKTERGGYVYLHSAVDGYSRLAYTEALPDEMAATAIGFLHRAHAWFAAHGITRIERIVTDNGSCYRAGAFARALLGSRHQRTAPYTPCHNGKVERYNRILAEEFLYARTWLSEQQRAEALKVWNIHYNYHRPHGATGGQPPADRLRVGVTNVLASYT; encoded by the coding sequence ATGCCGCATCGCAATGCCCCGCTGTCTCCCGAAGGTCGGCGCCGTCTGATCGACCGCTGCCGGAACCGCCCGATCGCCCATGTCGCCGCAGAGATGGGAATCTCTCGCGCGTGCGCGTCGAAGTGGGTCAACCGCTTCCGCGGCCACGGCGACCTCGGCCTCCTGGATCGCTCCTCAGCACCACATCGGCGACCCACAGCAACTGACACCGATGTCGTTTCCCGGATCGAGGACCTACGCCGCACCCGGAAATGGTCGGCTTCGAGGATCGCATTCGAACTCAACAACGACGGCGCCACCATCAGTCGCCGCACCGTATCCCGTCACCTCGTGAGCCTGGGCCTGAACCGGCGCCGGTTCATCGACCCCAACGGCGAGACCAACAGGGAACCGCGAAAGATCACCGCCTGTCGTCCCGGGCACATGGTCCACATCGCCGTCAAGAAAGTCGGCTGCACCCCCGACGGCGGCGGCTGGCGTGCTCACGGGCGAGGCAGCGGAGAAGCCAAGGCCGTGGATCGGCGCAAGAAGAAGACCGAACGCGGCGGCTACGTCTATCTGCACTCCGCGGTTGACGGCTACAGCCGCCTCGCCTACACCGAAGCCCTGCCAGACGAAATGGCGGCGACTGCCATCGGGTTCCTCCACCGAGCCCACGCGTGGTTCGCCGCACACGGCATCACCCGAATCGAACGCATCGTCACCGACAACGGCTCCTGCTACCGAGCCGGCGCCTTCGCCCGCGCACTCCTCGGATCCAGGCATCAGCGAACCGCGCCCTACACGCCATGCCACAACGGCAAGGTGGAGCGGTACAACCGGATCCTCGCCGAGGAGTTCCTCTACGCCCGCACCTGGCTCTCAGAGCAGCAGCGCGCCGAGGCTCTCAAGGTCTGGAACATCCACTACAACTACCACCGGCCCCACGGTGCTACCGGAGGCCAGCCGCCAGCAGATCGACTCCGAGTAGGCGTAACCAATGTCTTGGCCTCCTACACCTAG
- a CDS encoding co-chaperone YbbN: MTKRVHRPREDAEFNFILGMSGVPVLAYFTGTWPKAIEPCRAMDLVVGGIADDYTGRLTAVRADITRCPAATERYGITGAPSYVLLKEGEAVAYGTGPMTITEVRKFLDGHL; encoded by the coding sequence ATGACGAAACGGGTTCACCGACCCCGTGAGGACGCGGAGTTCAATTTCATCCTCGGGATGAGCGGAGTCCCGGTCCTCGCATACTTCACCGGGACATGGCCCAAGGCAATCGAGCCCTGCCGGGCGATGGACCTCGTAGTGGGTGGCATCGCCGACGACTACACGGGCCGCCTGACGGCCGTCCGCGCCGACATCACGCGTTGTCCGGCCGCAACCGAGCGATACGGGATCACCGGAGCCCCGTCCTACGTCCTGCTGAAGGAGGGAGAGGCGGTGGCGTACGGCACGGGGCCCATGACCATCACCGAGGTACGTAAGTTCCTGGACGGCCACCTCTGA